The following proteins are co-located in the Streptococcus downei MFe28 genome:
- a CDS encoding helix-turn-helix domain-containing protein has translation MSTTNCTTKQPYCHLSEVERGKIEAFLSEGLKPAEIARRLGRNRSTISREIKRGTTKQVKQVNGKKIYFDYYFADLAQRRYVEGRQGIYYLKLEKVSEHFLKAFEEAMKASPRVHSVDSFVYAYKEEHPSEIVPSTKTLYNYSHQGLLAIKAIDLPKAVRLRKKTKNRSEKYDGKSWYWSVWHIDQMVMKYPDIFDKSIQDKWKAKEEEWVKEESQDSNCLQVIANHDTAVEPGIIEF, from the coding sequence ACAAAACAACCCTATTGCCACCTCTCAGAGGTAGAACGAGGAAAAATTGAGGCCTTCCTATCAGAAGGGTTGAAACCAGCTGAGATTGCTAGACGTTTGGGAAGAAATCGCTCCACCATTTCACGTGAAATCAAGCGTGGGACGACAAAACAAGTCAAGCAGGTAAATGGTAAAAAGATCTACTTTGACTACTACTTCGCTGACCTAGCTCAAAGGCGTTACGTTGAAGGGCGACAAGGAATTTACTACCTCAAACTCGAAAAGGTATCTGAGCACTTTCTAAAGGCCTTTGAAGAAGCCATGAAGGCCTCTCCCAGAGTTCATAGTGTAGACAGCTTCGTTTATGCTTATAAAGAGGAACACCCAAGTGAAATCGTTCCAAGTACCAAAACCCTTTACAACTATAGTCATCAAGGATTGCTAGCTATTAAGGCCATTGATTTACCTAAAGCTGTACGGCTTCGTAAAAAGACTAAGAATCGCTCTGAAAAATACGACGGTAAGTCTTGGTACTGGTCTGTCTGGCATATTGACCAAATGGTTATGAAATATCCAGACATCTTTGACAAGAGCATTCAGGATAAGTGGAAAGCCAAAGAAGAAGAGTGGGTCAAGGAAGAGAGCCAAGACTCCAACTGCCTGCAAGTCATTGCCAACCACGATACGGCAGTGGAGCCTGGTATCATTGAATTTTAA
- a CDS encoding methyltransferase family protein, with product MSTIQTIFIYLIFALIVLSEIYIKHHTKKNKAEHSADDGTRYVIIASVVLSLLSVNLDNLAVFRVKLPSIFLFLGFALAIFAIALRLYAVNYLGKAFTLAVQTIDQQKLVDSGPYAIVRNPAYTGSILSLLGLSLITLNLYSFLLSLLVLVVGYVIRLRVEEKVLGEHFGQAYQDYCSKVKYRIFPFIW from the coding sequence ATGTCTACAATACAAACAATTTTTATCTATCTTATATTTGCTCTTATTGTGCTATCAGAAATATATATTAAACATCACACTAAAAAGAATAAGGCTGAACATTCAGCTGATGACGGAACACGCTATGTGATTATCGCCAGCGTCGTCTTGTCCTTGCTATCGGTTAATCTTGACAATCTAGCAGTTTTTCGTGTGAAACTACCAAGCATTTTTCTTTTTCTAGGTTTTGCTTTGGCTATCTTTGCCATAGCCTTGCGTCTGTACGCGGTCAACTACCTGGGCAAGGCTTTTACCTTAGCGGTGCAGACGATAGACCAGCAAAAGCTGGTAGATAGCGGACCTTATGCGATTGTGAGAAATCCTGCCTATACAGGCAGCATCTTGTCCCTGCTAGGTTTGTCTCTCATCACACTGAATCTCTACAGTTTTCTCTTGTCTCTCTTAGTTTTGGTTGTTGGCTACGTTATTCGCTTACGAGTTGAGGAGAAGGTCCTAGGAGAGCATTTCGGGCAAGCCTATCAAGATTATTGTAGCAAGGTTAAATATCGAATTTTCCCTTTTATTTGGTAG